From the Thioalkalivibrio sp. XN279 genome, the window GGCATCGAGATCCCGGGCGAGCACCGCCTCAACGGTCCCGGCAACCGGCGGCCCGGACGGCTGTTCTTCCAGACCCGCCCCAACCAGGCGCTGCTGCCGGACACGCTGCCGGGAAGCCGCGCCGACAACTCCATCCTCGAGAACTGCCTGATGCTGCAGGAGGCGCACCCTGACGCGCGGGTGACGCTGGTGTCCAAGGACATCAACCTGCGCATCAAGGCGACCATTCTTGGCGTCCACGCCGAGGACTACTTCAACGATCGCACCCTCGAGGACGCCGACCTCCTGTACGGCGGCGCCGAGGCGCTGGCGCCCGATTTCTGGGAGGCGCACAGCACGGCGATGGACTCCTGGAAGGAGGATGGCCGGACCTTCTACCGGGTGCGGGGCGAGCGCGTGCCGCACTGGCAGGTCAACGAGTTCATTTACCTCGACGACGAGAGCCAGTTCGAGGCGATCGTGCGCGAAACCGACGGCGACAGTGCAGTCATCGAACTGGCACAGAGCTACCGCGGCCGCAACACCATCTGGGGTGTGACCGCGCGCAATCGCGAGCAGAACTTCGCGCTCAACCTGCTGATGTCAGAGAACGTTGATTTCGTCACCGTGCTCGGGCCGGCCGGCACCGGCAAGACGCTCCTGACCCTGGCCGCGGCGCTCGCCCAGACCATGGACCAGGGGCGTTTCCGCGAAATCATCATGACCCGGGTCACCGTGCCGTTGGGCGAGGACATCGGCTTCCTGCCGGGGACCGAGGAAGAGAAGATGGAGCCCTGGATGGGCGCCTTGATGGACAACCTCGAGGTCCTGACGCAAAGCCAGGAAGGCGGCGAATGGGGCCGCGCCGCAACCCAGGACCTGTTGCGCAGCCGCATCAAGATCCGCTCCCTCAACTTCATGCGCGGACGCACTTTCCTCAACCGTTTCATCATCATAGACGAGGCCCAGAACCTGACCCCGAAGCAGATGAAAGCGCTCATCACGCGTGCCGGGCCGGGCACCAAGGTGCTATGCCTGGGCAACGTCTCGCAGATCGACACCCCTTACCTGACCGAGACCACGTCCGGCCTGACC encodes:
- a CDS encoding PhoH family protein, whose product is MHDPSALFRFDEHDIHLPMVVLEELDANKKGMSEAARNVRQVSRFIDQMIHGADKQHIDHGIEIPGEHRLNGPGNRRPGRLFFQTRPNQALLPDTLPGSRADNSILENCLMLQEAHPDARVTLVSKDINLRIKATILGVHAEDYFNDRTLEDADLLYGGAEALAPDFWEAHSTAMDSWKEDGRTFYRVRGERVPHWQVNEFIYLDDESQFEAIVRETDGDSAVIELAQSYRGRNTIWGVTARNREQNFALNLLMSENVDFVTVLGPAGTGKTLLTLAAALAQTMDQGRFREIIMTRVTVPLGEDIGFLPGTEEEKMEPWMGALMDNLEVLTQSQEGGEWGRAATQDLLRSRIKIRSLNFMRGRTFLNRFIIIDEAQNLTPKQMKALITRAGPGTKVLCLGNVSQIDTPYLTETTSGLTYVVNRFRGWPHAGHVTLMRGERSRLADFASESL